The region TTAATAGGGCAGGCTATAGAAATATTCAAAGACAAAAACAACCATCAGATCTCAATTTTGTAATTGAGATTTAGGACATCGATAAATCCTgaacattcggattttaagcatgtcaCGCCGAACTTTAGTTGATTTGATGTGGCAACTTTAGTTGTTCAAACATGACAACTTTGTCCCAGTTTGTTATTTTTTTTCAGAAAATTGCCATGTTTATCAACCTCGCGTGAACTAGAGTTGCCATGAAAAATGTtttgattgccatgcttaaaatccgaacgtttgagATTTATCATTCCCATTGATTTAATGGGCAGGAGGCCTAGTCGGAGACACAaagtcttattttattttatttttgaaattgccACCATGGCTCCTTTATTACTTAAATCAAACTTACATCATCAATCATAGCTAGGAGGATCATCTAGCTAATCAAGTGGGCTCCTTTATCATCAGCCTGAAgaattttatttttgaaattgccACCATGGCTCCGTTATCATCAGCCTTGATATCACTTCAAGGCAATGAGATTGGATTGAGATTTTTGTTCTTATGAAAAGTTTGCCTTTTCGAAACAGAgataaaagatttgcctcatcgattaattaagcagaagacGATAACGAAAACCACCAAGCCGAAACCGAGAGACGTTTGCCTTTGATTCCTTGCCGCTTCTGCTACTCAGACAGAGGAAATTACACTCGGGGTGCCATGGCTACTTACTCCCCCGGCTAAATAACACTCGGCGAGATGAACCATGCTGTTACTACTATGCATGACTGCTGGAGATAGATTAGTCAATGCTACCTAATTGGATCAGTGGGGTCGATCACTTGGTCAGGTCAGACACTGTCTCTGAAACATTTTGCCAAGAGAGCTACAGTAGTTGGGCAGGTCAGGATCGTTGACCAGCTTAACTGTCTTGAGACATGGCAGATATAAAGCAGTAGGGTGTAGGATCGATCTTTGCAAGTTCCCCGTACTTTCTCAAGGAACAAATACACGAAATAATTGTGGTTAAGCGACCTTGCATTCTGTTGCGTGCCATGTCCCCTACCTCGTGCACCGCCGGAACCACCGGCACAACACGACTAATCATGAAGAGCTCCGAATCTCATATCACAAGGTGAGAATTTTCAAATGACGTGAGATCCTGGCAAGCGTGTTCTgcaggatttgaaggaaacatcgcTGCTCTTTCTTGGAGTATTGTTGGTAGACAACAATGGACTGATGATATAAGGGATAAAATAACCAGGAGCGAGGACTTGCTAATGATCCATCAAGTACTGTTGTGATTAAAAATGATCCATCAAGTACTGCTTGGTCTGGTCTCTCGGCCACATCTTATTAGTGTGGAAATGCTTATATTGTCGCGTGTGGTTATTGAACAATGGCACCGTCTTGTCAAATCCTAGCTTGTTTTTTGTGTGTTAGAAAGATTTAGATCTCCCGTAGAAGTTCAAAGCACCTAAAAGGTAATTTAAGTTATATCAAGGTTTCTAGACTACCGAACAACCACTACAATCGCGAGAACGAGTCACCAACGCATCACTGTCGCCGCTCCCGTGAAGGcgccggcttgaccttgtcgacGACAACCGGGAAGGCTTCATACACGAGCACCTAAGGACCCTTAAATCGCACCATTAAATAGATCTGAAGCACCCGACACAAAATCTCACCGTCGCACACGCAAAATGAGAAACACTAACCTTGCCACCCCAAGGAGATGGTAGGAATCTACGTCGAAGCTCCGTCAACACATGCAGATAGACGAACTCAAGGAGGATTGAAGCTCATAGACAAACTCAAAGTAGAAGTGTTGCCATCCGCCTAAGCGGCACACTTACAAGGACTAAAAAACCTTATCCTCAACTACTGGCCGGAGCACTACACCAGGATTCACGTCCCCGTCACCAGCTGCTGGAGCGGTAGGCAGAGGGGATGGAATTCCACAAGCTCGTCGAGGAAGTCTAGCATGGAGAGTTTTCTCTAGCTGCCGAGGGGAACGGAAGAAAACGCTCGGAGAAGATGTCGACCGATTCTATAAAATAAATCCCAACATGTTTATACCACGGTCCTATATTAAATGCTAAATAGGTAGTACAAGCGGGATGCCAACTGCCAAGTACAAACTACCAGCCTTAgactcccaaccctagccgccgctggcaCAACTTCCTTACACGTCGTCGCCGCTGACACAACTTCCTTACATGTCACCGCCTCGGTGCTCTACTTCTTCCACGTGCGGCAGCCTCGTTGGTGGTAGGAGGAGTGGGGACCCGTCTCTCTCGTGTTCCTTTCCTTCGGTTTTTGTTTCTATGGTGATGTCAACAAGATGGTGGCGGCAAGGGCATGTTGGAATTAGGTATCTCCCTATCTTGACAACGTCCGATGTGGCGTCGACGAAGGGCATGTGTGAGTTTGTGCCCTTAGATATGTTAATTCCCTTCAGATCTTGGAAGTTCGCCCGTCTTTCAAGAAGAGCTATTGACTAGCTATTGGTGCGGCAACTTCGACATCTTCTTCCTGTTCCTTCAAAGATTTATAGATCTGGTCTCAAGGAGTGAGTGGTTTTGCGGTCTTCAAATTCCTGGTATGCTGAGGACGTTTGCACGTGTCCCTTTCCTTTGATGTAGATTCAGAGCAATTTTTATTTTCAGCGGACAACATAGAATCAAAGAAAGAAGAAGGCTAATACGATTTTCATTGTAATGTTTTACTCGTCGCTCTATGTTCAATTATCTGTCCATTGTATCGGTTTTATTTTCCTTACATTAATTAGACCTAAGATAACCTTTGGATGTCTTTATTAAAAAAAGATACAAACTAATTTCTTTGGGTACTAATTTTTTTTAATGTCTCAGACATGTCTTCGAGTCAAGATTTGAAAAGTTTGACCAGCATTGTCGCTTTAAAATATGTTGGCTAGACAGTTGTGAACCATATGCTCAGATATGTTTTGGGAAGtggtttttccttttccttttaacAGGGGAAGGGACGATAAGGTCCTAGAGCCAACTTTATTATAACAAAGATGTAGAGCACTACCCAAAGGAGGTGAAAGAAATTAAAAATTATAAAATGTCCTCCCATTCTACATTCAGGGCCCCATGGGAGAAAGCAAGAAAAGCAATTGGATTCTAAATCAACCAGTGACGTTATCGGTGATGCTTTACCGCCATCTCTAACCAAACCCTTACCTTCGGAGAAGGAGCGAAGGGCCTCACCAACGGAGGTTGAAGTCATGGGCTTCGAAATACTCCCTCCTCcccacaatataagatcatttttcaAGCTGCTTGAAAAACAATCTTAAATTGTGGGGAGGAGCGAGTATTTTTGAAGCCGCTGCTTGAAAAtcgatcttatattgtgggacggaggaagtagttgACAGATCGTCCAAAGGCTAGCAAACCACCCTTGCCATCCACGTCCTTCTTCAAAGACATATCTTTGTTTGATCTGTATATTATACGACAAAGGTTGAGGCAGCTAAAGAAGATGTGGAAGAAGCAACAAAGCCATCATCATACCTTGCAGCACGCTAGATCTGAAGGTCGGACTAATTAAACCCAGGCATGGGCAAGCCGGCCCAaaaaacccgggccgggccgggccgggcttgacactcgggccgggctcgggctttgttttgcaTCCCAAAAGGTAGTTCGGGCCGGGCTCAggcttctctttttctatttttcgggCTGGGATTTCGGGCTTTCCGGCTTCGGGCTtgatttcgggccgggctcgggcttgaaatcggggagtatttcgggcttcgggcttcgggcttgagaaatgaaggtcgggcttgTAACTTTTGCCCAGGTTTANNNNNNNNNNNNNNNNNNNNNNNNNNNNNNNNNNNNNNNNNNNNNNNNNNNNNNNNNNNNNNNNNNNNNNNNNNNNNNNNNNNNNNNNNNNNNNNNNNNNNNNNNNNNNNNNNNNNNNNNNNNNNNNNNNNNNNNNNNNNNNNNNNNNNNNNNNNNNNNNNNNNNNNNNNNNNNNNNNNNNNNNNNNNNNNNNNNNNNNNNNNNNNNNNNNNNNNNNNNNNNNNNNNNNNNNNNNNNNNNNNNNNNNNNNNNNNNNNNNNNNNNNNNNNNNNNNNNNNNNNNNNNNNNNNNNNNNNNNNNNNNNNNNNNNNNNNNNNNNNNNNNNNNNNNNNNNNNNNNNNNNNNNNNNNNNNNNNNNNNNNNNNNNNNNNNNNNNNNNNNNNNNNNNNNNNNNNNNNNNNNNNNNNNNNNNNNNNNNNNNNNNNNNNNNNNNNNNNNNNNNNNNNNNNNNNNNNNNNNNNNNNNNCCCTTCTTCTACCGCCACAATGACGACGAGTAAATGGGGAGAAAGAACTCAGGTTAACCTGCTCTGACGGGTTGCTGAGCTTATTCTTGAAGCTTTCATCCACCACAGACCACCTCTTATCCACCAAGGAAATCGACCTAGAGAGAAAGAAAGCGAGCTTCTTGACCATAGTTGTTGCCCATGGCGCTATTAGCATCGCCTAATCCCCTACATGTGCGTCATCCGCCGTCATGGCCTCTGGTTGTCTGCCCGGGATAGGCGTGCTTGCTCTATGTGGCATTCGACGGTCGCTCTCGGTCTAAGCATGAGTTTTGCCATGCCTCACTCGTTCGCAATTTCACAATTGGTTTGGTCATGTTGGACCAAATGATCGAGATCATCTCACAGGCTCCTAACCCATCGAGCGAGAGAGAAATAGGGATTTGAAACACCACAGGGATGGGTCAGTGTGGTTAGCTAAGCCTTGCCAGGGTGCATCAGCGGGTTTTGTTGTGTGGCGGATCCGGCCTTGGCGGGTCGGGCCAGGTGTCACTTAAGAAGTGCTAGTCCACCCTTCCGATCTAATTTTGCGACGGCCCACGGTGCCTCTAACTGATATGTGGACCCAACCCTGTCAGAATCGGGGGGTGATATGACATCATTTGGGGCACCTTtcttttgaagaaaaaaatgatacAATTGTAGTAGTACAAAGGGAGAGAGTATTATATGATTTTCGGCAGCTACCATGCAAGACCGTGGATACAATTGGGCCAGACAAGAGGAGACTCCCAACGCACACAACAACGACGCCCATCTTCCCTTGCCTTTCTCACACGCACACAACAAACACATCCATCTCCTTTCCATTTAAAAGCAAGGCCATCTCAGCTCATCTCCCTCCCCGTCAGCTCCCTCTCGCCATTGATCAATCATCCTCTGCACATCATAACAAGTGACAAGCAGCAGCAGCCATGGTTAAGAAGCTCGCCCTCGCCTCCCTCTTCTTCACCAGCGGCAGTGTGGACGCCACCGCTGGGAGCCTGTCGTCTCCTCCGTCCATATCAGCAGCGTCCTCCGGCAGCATGGCCGCCTCGTGGCAATGGCCCTCCTGCGTGCAGGCCAGGACGACGTCCTTCGACGGCCGCAGCAGCGTGGAGGCGGAGGCTTCGTCCTCTTCGGCTCGCCGGGACTGCTGCAGGACGACTCGCGTGATCACGAACCCGGCCtactgcgacagcgacgacgacacgGCCAACAGCTCTTTCCTCTCCGCCACGGTCTCGTCCTCGGCTTCCACCGCGGCGCTAGAGCCGGAGCCCTCGCGGGCGCGCGAGGCCGAGGAGGCGGTCATCCGCGAGATCCGAGCGTCGAGCCGGCTCTTCTTCGAGCCCGAGGCGACGAAATCCATCGTGACGACGGGCAAGCCGGACGCGGATCAGGCGGCGTTCGGTGGGGCGACGGCGCTGGCCATCGACTCCGCGGACCCGTACGGCGACTTCCGGCGGTCCATGGAGGAGATGGTGCTGAGCCGCAGCGGCGGCAGCTGCGAGGACGACTGGGGGTGGCTGGAAGAGATGCTGGGGTGGTACCTCCACGCCAACGGCAAGAAGACCCACGGCCTCATCGTCGGCGCCTTCGTGGACCTGCTCGTCGGGCTCTCCGCCGTCAACTATAAGCAGAGCGGCCAGTGCTAGCTGGCGAGCAAGCATCATCATCGTCTACGTACCATGCGAGCGCGTAATGCGATTGCTTACGGAAGAAACATTGCCATGCCATTGGTGGCATCAGCTTGATTTGGCGAGAGGTGCAGGGTGTGTTATGTTTGTTGAGAGCACGCATGCATATCTGTACTATACTTGATTGAATTATATGTAGATGTTGATAGGGGAAATACACTTTGGTTCCTAGTTGTATATGCATCCTATATGGagatttttttaaaatattttaataaaaagtcaaaataggtaagaactattttgacaaaacacttgacttacttttgcactGGTATATAAATCTCGACGAGAAAAAAAACGAAAATTGACctcacagcaaaaaagacaaaatttatttgctattataggtcactattcacactatattagccaaaaatttgtcttttttgaaaagaagtcaaagggaTATTTTTTTTGTGGATTCTTTTTCTCACGAGTACaatagaaggtcaagtttatttcaaaaatatttccaaGAATTTTTGACTTTTTGTTGAATTACTAAAAAAAATTCCCATATAGGGTGCATATGTCCCCATAGACCAAAAGTTCCCCTCCGATTGATAGTTGAATTATTCGATGATTGCAAATCGCCAGCCAGCTAGATAGTCAGTGAGTGCTACGTACGTACCTCGAGCTACGTACGTATCATGTAATGCTAAATGCTAATAATAGCTATCTGGCCAAACATTGGACATCGTTTTCACACTGATGTGTGACAGTGACTTCTTCACATGGTTTTTCACTTTCAGTGAGATTCTGATGAATTTCACTGAATTTGATTAATTTCAGCAGTCACTGATATATTTACCTTTGGccaaaatattttttaaaaaatagtaatactcatgaattcaatttttcttcaaaaataattaaaaaaatcaaatagttaATTGAATTGAAGTGAATATTTTGGCCTTTTGACTGAAACGCAAATCGCCGGTGCTGAAATGTTTTTGAAACTGGAAGTGACAACCTTGCTTCTGGATCCGTACCCCAGCCTCTCTAGCGGCCGCAACGCTACGACATCCCCTCTCGAGCTCCGACCTTTATCGGAGATTCTATTTCAAAAAACCGTGGAATTAAACAAGTCAAAACATGTTCTGGTGCTGATTGCATCGTATTAGTTACAAAGCACTAGACTAGCCACACACTATGTTATGATCTGCAAGACAGCAAAAGCTTGTTTCCCTTTTTCAGGAAATGGAAATTGCACTGGCTCAAGCCCCCAACACACCCCCGGAAGATGCCAGTGAAAAGTGTGCCTTTATATACGTACTGTTTGCTATTGCCATCCCTAGCTACCCTGACCAGCAAGTGATCAGAGGCATTTGGTGAGAGCATGAAGCTGTCGTTGATTTGGCCCATCGATCGGGTGACAATGCCTGGATCTCATCAGAAGTCACCCATGGCTCGTCGAGTGCACGGAAGATGCTTCTCTCTAGCGCCGCTCTGCACTGCAGTGTATGTGGGTGGCGAGACGCAAAAGCACGTCGACACAATCCCGTTTCATACGGCAAAATTAGGCGGCAGTCCGATCGGGCTCTGTTtgtctgcatgcatgtgtgtgttgatTGGCAGGCGCCACTGTTCAGCTTGGGTGGTGGCCTGAATACAATATCCACAGCCTAGCCAAACAGTGCTTCTTTTCCTAACAGTAGCATGCAGATCTCGGGCAGTCAGGCCGAGTGATCCAGCCACGACCTTTCACCTCACCAGACACTAGTAGTATTAGATCATCTGCAGCCGGGCATTCCAAACCCGCTTAAACCCTCGGGCGGGTCGCTCGGTCAATGACTGGTCATAAAATTTTGATCCAGTCGAACGTCTCAAACAGGTCTCAAACGCCTGAActgaccgacacccctcatatccagctcaAATATGGAACGGATATGGGACACCCGCACGTGCCCACCATGTTGGATTGACGTCGGG is a window of Triticum dicoccoides isolate Atlit2015 ecotype Zavitan chromosome 2B, WEW_v2.0, whole genome shotgun sequence DNA encoding:
- the LOC119368926 gene encoding transcription repressor OFP13-like, translating into MVKKLALASLFFTSGSVDATAGSLSSPPSISAASSGSMAASWQWPSCVQARTTSFDGRSSVEAEASSSSARRDCCRTTRVITNPAYCDSDDDTANSSFLSATVSSSASTAALEPEPSRAREAEEAVIREIRASSRLFFEPEATKSIVTTGKPDADQAAFGGATALAIDSADPYGDFRRSMEEMVLSRSGGSCEDDWGWLEEMLGWYLHANGKKTHGLIVGAFVDLLVGLSAVNYKQSGQC